CAGCAGTCGCGCATATTGTAAATTTAATGAATGTGTTGTATTTCATATAGTTATAATGAGTTAAGCGGATTGATTAGTTGTAGGCTTTATAGAAAATTCAATAAATAGTCCAGTAGATAATAGGTGATTAAAAGCAACTCTCTTTGTAAGAAGAATGTTATGGAAGGGGTTAGGCATGAGCGGGCTCCTGATTGAGAGTGAGTGGAGGAAGATGCTTTAGAAGGGAATTGGCATGAATAATGAGTTGGCGCATGAGAGCTGTGAGAGCGACTTTAGGACTCTTACCATTGGCGATAAGATGCTTATAAAAAGGTGATAGGGACAGGATTACGCCTGCTAGAAACAGCCGCAGCCATGTATAGTGCTTTCCTAGCCTTTGGCCTTCCGCCCCAAGTTTTACGTCGTCCTTTAAAAAGAGCCACTATCACAGTTAAGAGGTGCGGTGCCCGTAAGAGCAGAAGCTGGAGAACGATTCAGAGAGCCAAGCTCTGGAATAGAAGCTAACAGGCTAACAGCAGTAATAAATCCGACACTGTTGATACTCGAGATCAGGTCAATGCGTTTTTTTAAAGAGGGCTGGGATTTAACGAGATGATGTAAAAGTTCTTCGATTTTCTCTATTTGCTTTTTAAGAGAACGTATATGAGAGTTAATGAGTTTTCTTAATGGAGTAGAGGAAGTGGAAGTCAAGCGATTGCTTTCAGCAGTGACCATGACGAGGAGTTGAGATTTACGGTCAGAGAGTTCACCGAGCTCTGCATGATATGGGGGTAGAGGCTCAGTGGGCTGAGGATTCATACAAGAGCCGTAGTCAGAGAGTAGGTGAGCATCAATGGTGTCAGTTTTAGCTAAAAGTCCTTTAGCTCTAGCAAAATCTCGGACTTGTCTGGGATTGATAATAGAGATGGAGATATGATGTTCATGCAAAAAGCTAAGCAAATGGAGGTGATAAGAACCAGAAGCTTCGCAAATAACATGAGGTAAAGCAATTTTGGATAGATGCTTTAGAAGAGATCGAAAGCCCTTTGGGTGATTGGGTAATTCGATGACATGAGTGTTGATATGGACATCGAGCTTGTCTTTAGCAACATCGATGCCGATGTAATGAATTTGATTAGTAACTTGTATCATGATTTATGACTCCTCCTTGTGCTACGAACTGACATGAATTCAGAGGTCGTTCTGGTAACTCTACGAGTTAATAAATTTAGAGGGATTATCGATCCTGCTTTTAAACGCTCTCCATAAAAAATTGTGAGCCAGGGACAGAATGATTTGATAATCCCGAGC
The window above is part of the Verrucomicrobiota bacterium genome. Proteins encoded here:
- a CDS encoding transposase, with amino-acid sequence MIQVTNQIHYIGIDVAKDKLDVHINTHVIELPNHPKGFRSLLKHLSKIALPHVICEASGSYHLHLLSFLHEHHISISIINPRQVRDFARAKGLLAKTDTIDAHLLSDYGSCMNPQPTEPLPPYHAELGELSDRKSQLLVMVTAESNRLTSTSSTPLRKLINSHIRSLKKQIEKIEELLHHLVKSQPSLKKRIDLISSINSVGFITAVSLLASIPELGSLNRSPASALTGTAPLNCDSGSF